The nucleotide window CCCACAGGTCGATCAGCAGCGCGAATCCACCGGCGACCGCACCGAGGCCGATCAGCAGGATCGCCAGCGCCCTGCGGCCCCAAAACTTTCCCTTGCCTCCAGCAAGCCGTGAATCGGAGGCAAGCCCGGTGATAGTGGAGGTGACGACGACGGTGGTCACCTCGGCGACCTTCAGTCGCTTGGCCGTGGCCGCCTGAATACCCATCACCGTTGCAAGGCCTGAAGTCACGACGCTGCCCAGGATCTCGTCCGCAGCTACATCCACCAAGCCGACGACGACGGCGATCGCCGTAGCGCCCAATGCCACTGCGCCGAAGGCAATCGACGTCCGTCCGGACCACCCCTCGGGTGCCTTCCGCAGCAGTCGCCCGGCGAGAAGCGCACCCACCATGAAGAACACCAGCGCGAGCGCCGGACGCAGGACCGGAAGATCATTCCCGCCAGCAACCGCCATGCCGAGCAGCACAACGTTTCCGGTCATGTTGCCGGTGAACACCCGATCAAGGCCCAGGTAGCCGACGGCATCAATCACTCCGGTAGAAAACGTGAGGATCAGCATCAGCGTCAGATGCAGGCGGTCTGTCGAAAGCCGGGCGGCGGTCATGCGGGTTCCCCTTCAGATGAGAAAGTTCGGAAACAATCTTGTAATGAATGTATACGAAGCTTAGGCTCGTTGAGGAAATTGTATTCAATCATCACTCAAGATGATCGATCGAAGACAGTTCACCGACGCACAGAGACGTGACTCGACCAGAGGATTCGCATGAGAACCAGCAGCCAATTGGGCATCAGGTTGCTCCACACAGCAGCGGCCGGCGCCGTCGTCGTGCTTGCTGCCACCGCCTGCCAACCTATCCAGGCGCTCGAACCGGCACCGGAGCGGGAAGAGGTCACCTCGATCCCGATCGGTGACCGTGAGGTGCGCGAGGGCGGTGATCTGGTGATGGCACTCTCGGCGGAACCTGACCGGCTGGATCCCACCACCTCATCCTCGCTCTACACGCGCTACGTGATGCAGACGATGTGCCAGAAGCTTTATGACATCGATGCCGAAGGCGAACTTGTCCCGCAGCTGGCCACGGAACTGCCCGAGGTTTCCGACGACGGCCTGACCGTCACCATCCCGCTCCGAGATGACGCTGTCTTCGCTGACGGCGCGGAGTTCAACGCCGAAGCAGTGCGGACAACGCTCGAACGCCACCTCACACACGAGGAGTCGTCGCGGAAGAGTGAGCTCGGCCCCATCAGCAGCATCGAGGCGGTCGATGAAACCCACGTCCGCATCACGTACGAAACACCGTTCGCGCCGCTAGCCGCAGCACTCGCTGACCGTGCAGGAATGATGCTCTCACCCAAGGCGCTCGAGGAAACCGGTGACAACTTCGGCGACAACCCCGTGTGCGTGGGACCGTTCAAGTTCGTCGAGCGGGTGCCGCAGACGTCGATCAAGGTCGAGCGCGATCCGCTGTACTACGACGCCGCGAACGTGCACCTCGACACCATCACCTACCGCATCATCACCGATGCGAACATCCGGGCGGCCAACCTGCGCTCCGGTGACGTTCAGGTAGCCGACACCATCTCGCCGCAGGACGTCGACGCCCTCATGCAGGAAGACGGCGTGGGTGTGCTGCAGGTCGGGTCGCTCGGCTACCAGGGCCTGACAATCAACGTCGGGAACACTGAAGGAGTGGGCGAGCCGGTCGGGGACATCGATACACCGCTGGCCCAGGAGGCGGCGGTACGGCTGGCGCTGTCCATGTCGATCGACCGTGAGGCGCTGGTGAACACCGTCTTCAACAGCTGGTTCCAGCCCGCGTGCTCGCCCATCTCACCGACCAGCCCGTTCAGTTCCGAGCTCAGCAAGGACTGCCCGCCCTTCGATCCCGAAGGCGCCAAGGCACTCCTCGAGGAAGCCGGCATCGAGACGCCGTACGCGATCGAGATGCAGGTCAGCAACACGCCGGACACGCTGAGGTTTGCGCAGGCCCTGCAGGCGGCCGTGGCCGACGGCGGATTCAAGCTCACCATCCTCCCCGTTGAATACTCAACGCTCCTCGACGTGCAGTCCCGCGGCGACTTCGAGATGCTGCAGCTCGGCTGGTCCGGCCGCGTGGACCCGCACGGCAACATGTTCAACTTCCTTGCCACCGGAGGCGGCAACAACTACTCCGGTTACAACAACCCGGAGGTGGACCAGCTTCTGAAGAGCGCAGCCCAGGTCAACGACGACGGTGAGCGCGCCGAACTCTACGGCCAGGTAGTCGAACAGCTGCAGGAAGACAACCCGCTGATCTACCTGTACCGGCAGCGCAGCCTGACCGCGTACAGCACCGACGTTGCCGGCATCGAGACCTTCGCCGACGGCGTGGTTCACCTGAGCAATGCGGCGTTCCTTGCGAACCCGGAAGAAGAGGACTGATTCATGGCCCGTTACCTGCTCACCCGGCTGTGGCAATCCGCGCTCACCCTGGTGCTCGCATCGATTGTCGTGTTCATCGGCGTCCGGCAGCTTCCCGGTGACCCTGCGCTCGCAATGGCGGGTGAGGAAGCGACACCGGAGCAGCTCGCCGCCATCCGCGCCGATCTGGGGCTGGACCAGCCGCTGGTGGTCCAGTACTTCACCTTCCTCAGCAACCTCTTCCGGGGTGACCTGGGCGAATCCACCCGCACCGGCACGCCGGTCACCGAATTGATTGCGACGACGCTGCCCGTCACCCTCTGGCTGTCGGCCTACGCGATCGTGGTGGCCGTCGTCGTCGGCATCCTCTTCGGGGTGATCGCAGAACGCTACCGCGGCCGCTGGCCGGAGTGGATGGCGAACGGCTTCGCGCTGATCGGACTCTCGGTGCCGAACTTCTGGCTCGGCATCCTCGCAATCCTGTACCTCGCAGTGTTCCTCGGCTGGTTTCCCGCCTCCGGATACGTCAACGTCATCGCGGAACCGCTGCGGGGCCTGTATTACCTGACCCTCCCGGCGATCATCCTCGGCACGGGACTGGCCGCGGTGATCATGAGACAAACGCGGGCGTCGATGATCGAAACCATGAGCACCGACTACGTCCGAACAGCCCGCGCCAAGGGTCTGGGCCGCGGCCGTGTACTCGTCCGGTACGGGCTGCGAAACTCCCTGATAGTGGTGGTGACGATCGTGGGCCTCCAACTCGGCGGACTGATCTCCGGCGCAGTGGTCACCGAGCGGATCTTCGCGCTCCCCGGCTTCGGCAAGCTCACCCTCGACGCCGTCTTCACCCGCGACTACCCCGTCATCCAGGCGGTGGTCCTCATCATCACCCTGAGCTACATCGTCATCAACCTGGCCGTGGACATCCTCTACTCCGCGGTCAACCCGAAAATCCGAGTCGGAGGAAGTAACTGATGGCCATGACCGAAACCGTCACGACGACGGCACAACCCTCAGAGCCCACGCTTGGCACCGGCCGGGGCCGGCTCTGGCGGAGGATGCGCACCAATCCGCTCGGCATGACGGGTGCGGTGCTGCTCGCCGTCGTCGTTCTCGCCGCGATCCTGGCGCCGGTGATCGCACCGTACGACCCGGCGGAAGTGCACTTCGACACCCCGTTCCAGCAGCCATTCACCGTCGGCTACCTCCTGGGCACCGACGATCTTGGCCGCGACATCTTCTCCCGCATGCTGTTCGGCATCCAGGCCTCGCTTCAGGTGGGCGTGCTGTCGGTCCTCCTCGCGGTGCTGATCGGCACTCCGCTCGGTCTTCTGGCCGGGTATTGGAAAGGTTTCGACGCCGTCATCTCCCGCCTCACGGACGTCACCCTGGCCTTCCCTTTCCTGATAATCGCCGTCGGGCTTGCCGCGATCAGCGGACCGAGCCTCGGGAACGCCGCAATCGCACTGGGTATCGCCCAGATTCCGACCATGATCCGGGTTGTCCGCGGTGAGACGCTCCGGATCAAGGAGAGCGACTTCGTGCTGGGCGCGAAGACGATGGATGCATCGGGCCTGCGGATCATGGCCCAGCACGTGCTGCCGAATGCGACCTCGGCCATCATCGTGCAGGCCACGGTCATCATGCCGGTTGCAGTGATCGGCGAAGCACTGCTGTCGTTCCTCGGCCTCGGCATTCAGCCGCCCACCCCGAGCCTGGGCATCATGCTCTCGGACGCGCAGCAGTACATCTTCCGCTCCCCGACAGCGGCCATCTTCCCCGGCGTCGGTATCGCGGTGATCTGCCTGGCCTTCAACCTCTTCGGGGACGCACTGCGTGATGCCCTTGACCCGACCAACACCCGTCGAAAGTAGATTTACCTCTATGACCTCCTACACAACACCCGACACCTTCACCACGCGCCCCACACTCCAGGGCTCGTTCGGCATGACCGCCTCGACGCACTGGCTGGCAACGGCGTCAGCCCAGGCTGTCCTGGAGCGCGGCGGCAACGCCTTCGATGCCGCCGTTGCCGGAGCGTTCGTGCTTCACATCGTCGAGCCTCACCTGAATGGGCCCGGCGGTGACATGACGGGCGTGTTCGCTACGGCGGAGAACCCGTCCGAGCCCGTTGTCCTGATGGGCCAGGGCCCGGCACCCGCTGCCGCAACGCGGGAACACTACCTGTCCGAAGGCCTTGAACTGGTTCCGGGTGCTGGTGCCCTTGCTGCCGCCGTGCCCGCCGCCGTCGACGCCTGGCTCCTGCTGCTCCGCGACCACGGCACGTGGGAACTGGAGGATGTCCTCGCCTTCGCCGTCGGGTATGCCCGTCACGGGCACCCCATCGTCGGCCGCGTCGGAGCAACCATCAACGCGGTCAAGGACCTCTTCACCGACCACTGGCCCACCTCTGCAGCGCTCTGGATGCCGGACGGCAAGATTCCCGCTGAAGGCGACATGGTGAAGAACGAGGCGTATGCGTCGGTGCTGGACCGGCTTGTCACGGCAGGTTCGTCGGCTTCGACAAGGCAGGATCGCATCGACGCCGCCAGGCGCGAGTGGCGTGAAGGCTTCGTTGCCCAGGCAGCCGTCAATTTCATCAAAACCCCTCACCGGCACTCCTCAGGACAGGACCACGCCGGCGTCCTGAGGTCAGAGGATTTCGCGAACTTCCAGGCGGGCTACGAGCAGGCAACCACCCTTGAGTTCCGTGGCTACACCATCGCCAAAACCGGCCCCTGGGGACAGGGCCCTGCCCTGCTGCAGACCCTCGCCATCCTCGACGGGTTCGACGACGACCGCCTGGACCCATCCACGGCCATCGGCGCGCACACCATCCTGGAAGCGCAGAAGCTGGCCGTCGCGGACCGGGAAGCCTATTACGGCGACGCCGCCGTACCCATGGACCACCTCTTGTCCGAGGAATACGCGGCAGAGCGCCGGGCCTTGATCACCGATCAGGCGTCCGCCGAGTTTCGGCCGGGCAACGTTCCCGGACACACTCCCTTCACCCCGCCGCTGCGCATCGAGTACACCCCGCCGGCACTGGCAGGCAAGGACGGTTTCGCAGGAGTAGGGGAGCCGACCGTCTCCCGCGACGGCGAGACCCGCGGCGACACCTGCCACATCGACGTCGTCGACCAGTGGGGGAACATGGTTTCCGCGACGCCGTCGGGCGGCTGGCTGCAGTCATCCCCGACCATCCCCGAACTGGGTTTCTGCCTGGGCTCCCGCCTGCAGATGACCTGGCTCGAGGAGGGCGCGCCGTCGTCATTGGAGCCCGGCAAGCGGCCGCGCACCACACTGACACCGACCCTGATCCTGAAGGACGGCAAGCCGGTGGTGGCGCTCGGATCGCCCGGCGGCGACCAGCAGGACCAGTGGCAGCTGCTCTATATCCTGCGCACGATCGTCGGCGGCTACTCGCCGCAGCAGGCCATCGACGCACCGTCCCTGCACACGACGTCGATACCGGGCTCATTCTTCCCGCGCACCTGGGAGCCGGGGGGATCGGTCGTCGAGGATCGGCTGGGCGAGGACGTCATCGCGAACCTCGAACAGCGTGGACACATCATCACCCGGGCGGGGGATTGGGCGCTTGGACGCCTGTCCTCCGTTGTCAGCGACCCAACCACCGGTGTCCTCTCGGCCGCCGCCAACCCGCGAGGAGCGCAGGGCTATGCAGCAGGACGTTAACGAGCTCATCCTCAGCATCCGGGACCTTGAGGTCAGCTTCGGCGGCGTCCCGGTGCTGCACAACGTCAGCTTCGACCTGAAGAAGGGCGAGCGGGTGGCGATCGTGGGGCAGTCCGGCTCCGGGAAGTCGACCACCATCGGTGCCGTGCTTCGGTTGCTGCCCGGCGACGGCAGCATCACCGGCGGTTCCATCCGGCTCGGGGATGCGATGGGCGAGCCGGTGGAATTGGCCGACGCATCAGAGGCGCACATGCGGTCCATCCGCGGCAAGCGCCTCGGCCTCGTACCGCAGGACCCGATGTCGAACCTGAACCCTGCCATGAAGGTCGGGGCGCAGATCGCCGATGCGCTGATGAGCAACGGCCTGCGCGGCCGCGCGGACGTGAAGCGCCGGGCCGTTGAACTCATGACGGAGGCGGGGATCCCTGACGCGGAACGCCGCTACGGCCAGTATCCGCACGAGTTCTCGGGCGGCATGCGCCAGCGTGTACTGATTGCGGTTGCGCTCGCCGGAGAACCCGACCTGCTCATCGCGGACGAGCCGACGTCGGCGCTCGATGTGACGGTGCAACGGCAGATCCTCAACCACCTGCAGACCCTCGTCGACGCGCGCGGAACGTCGCTATTGTTCGTCACCCATGATCTGGGGCTCGCAGCCGACCGGACCGACCGGATCATCGTGATGGCGGACGGCCGCATCGTTGAGGTCGGGACGCCGCGCGAGATCCTCCTCAACCCGCAGGAAGAGTACACGCGGAAGCTCGTCGCAGCGGCCCCGTCGGTGACGGCTGCGCTGCAGATGGAGGCACCCGGCTCCGGTGCGGCATCAACTGCCGGTCCGGCACCAATCCTGGTTGTGCAGGACTTGTGCAAGGAGTTCACCCTGCGCGGCCAGCGCGGCGGCACCGTGCGGGCGGTGGACAACGTGTCCTTCACCGTCAACCGGGGCACCACCACCGCCGTCGTCGGTGAATCGGGTTCCGGAAAGACCACGATTGCGCGGATCATTCTGGGCCTCGAGACGGCAACTGCCGGGCAGGCGCTCGTGGACGGCAGGAGCATCACGGCCAGCCGCGGTACCGAACGGCGGGCGCTCCGTCGGATGGTGCAGCCGGTTTTCCAGGATCCGTACGGTTCGCTGGACCCGACGCACAGTATTGAGCGCCTGATCGATGAGCCGCTGCGCATCTTCAACGTCGGAGACAAGGGCAGCCGACGACGGCGCGTGGCTGAGCTGCTCGATCAGGTGGCGCTGCCGCACTCCATTGCGCAGCGGCGGCCGAACGAGCTCTCGGGCGGGCAGCGCCAGCGGGTGGCCATCGCGCGTGCGCTCGCGCTGGAGCCCGAACTCATCATCTGCGACGAAGCGGTGTCAGCCCTGGACGTGCTGGTGCAGGACCAGATCCTCAACCTGCTGGCCGACCTGCAGGATAGGCTGGGTCTGACTTACCTGTTCATCACACACGACCTCGCGGTGGTCCGGCAGATCGCCCACAACGTGCTCGTGATGAAGTCCGGTTCCGTGGTCGAGGAGGGCAGCGTGGACAAAGTTTTCCTTCATCCCGAAGCCCAGTACACCGAGGAGCTACTTGGAGCCATTCCCGGGGCAGCCTTTGCAGCCTGAGAACCAGCCGAAGCAGCGGCGCGCCGATGAGGACGCCCCGCCGAAGCAGCGCGTCCAGGATGAGATCCGCAGGGACATCATCTTCGGCGCGCTGCCGCCGGGCACCCGCGTGACCGAGACTGCGCTCGCCACCAAGTACGGAATCTCCCGTGTGCCGGTCCGGGAGGCTCTCCGTGCCCTGGAGGCTGAGGGCTTCGTCGAGTCCAAGCCCTACGCCGGGTCCACGGTGTCGAAGATCCCGGTCGACGACGCGGAGGACCTGTTCTTTGTCCGCGAAGCCCTGGAATCGGCGACAGCCAGGCGCGCTGCGCACCGGGCTGCTGCGCAGTTCGATTCAGGAGCGCCCAGCGTTGAGTGGTGGCAGGCCCGGAAAGTACTGGCGGGAGTGCTGGATGAGGGAGACGCCGCCGTCGCGCAGAACCGGCTCGAACTGCTGCCCGAACTCAACATCCGGTTCCACCTGGGTGTAGCGGAGTTGAGCGGCAGCGCCTCGCTGACGGCGCTGCTGCGCCAGATTGCAGGCAAGATCGAGTGGCTCTATGCGACGGACGTCGATAACCGCGGCAAGGAGTCCTGGAGCGAGCACCGGAGCATCATTGCGGCGATCGACTCGGGCAACTTTGCCGATGCGGAGAAGCTGATGGCCAATCACGTGCATCAGTCCAAGGAAGGGTACCTGGACCGGTTCTCCGCCGAAGAGGCCTAGCCGGGCGGCGACGTTTAGCCGGCGCCCACGATCAACAGGATCGCCGCGAAGACGATGCCGGACGCCACCAGCGTAACGGTGGTGTAACCGAGGATGTCACGCATCTTCAGCCCGGCAATCGCAAGGAGCGGCAGCGCCCAGAACGGCTGGATCATATTGGTCCACTGGTCGCCGTAGGAGACCGCCATGATCGCGACGGTCGGGTCAACGCCCAGGCGTTCGGCGGCGTCGAGCATGATCGGAGCCTGCACAGCGAATTGCCCGCCGCCGGAGGGTACGAAGAAGTTGACCAGACCGGCGGACAGGAGCGCGAGGAGGCCGAAGGTCGTTGGGTTGGCAATGCTGACAATGGCATCGGACACAATATCGATCAACCCGGTCGTGCCCATGATGCCCATGATCCCGGCATACAGCGGGAACTGGAGGAGGATCTCACCGACGTTGGCGGCGGCATTCTTGGTCAGCGCAATGAGCTCGAACGGACTGCGAACCAGCAGGAACAGCAGTGCAAGGAAGGTCCAGTTCACGATGTCCAGTGTCGCGGTACCGCCCTGCACATAGTGGATCACGAGGTACGCCACCAGAGCGATACCCACGAGCGTGGTGAGGATCCGGCTGGCATCCAACCGGTCTGCGGGGGTCACCACCTCGTCGTCGAGATCCACCTCGTCCGTATGCCGGGCGTCCACGGACAACTCCTTGACGCGGTCTCCAGCTTTCGGGGCTACCAGCGCCAGTGCACCGGCCACCAGAATGATCGTGGCGATGGCGGCGGTGATGTTCCACCAGGAGAAGGTGGTTTCACTCACCGGGATGGTGCGGCCCAACTGTTCAGCGATGAATGAGCCTTCAGTGGCGGCGGTCAGCGGGCCGGAACCCGAGTAGCCCATATGCCACACCACAAAGCCGGAGAACCCGGCGGCAACGAGCATGGGGAAATGGAGCGGCATACCCTTTTCGCGACCCTGCGCCGCGACCTCCTTTGCAAGGAGTCCGCCGATCACCAGGCCGAGCCCCCACGTAATGAGTGATGCGACGGCAGCAACCAGAAAGACGAACACGTAGGCCTGGACGGGTGTGCGGGGCAGGGCGGCGAGCCGTACCAGCAGTTTCCGGACCGGCCCTGTGTGAGCCAGTGCGTGGCCGAGCAGGAGAATGAGCGCCATTTGCGTCATGAACGCAAGCAGCCCCGCCAGCCCGTCACCCCATCCGGTGAGGACGCCCACCGGCCCAGCATCGGTCAGGATCAGTGCCGCGATCCCGACGACGAAGGTCAGGACGACGGCAAAGACCAGGGCGCTCGGTATGAACCGCTCAACAACGGAGTTGATGGGCCGCATGACGGTGGAGACGGCGGACGACCGCGGTGCAGGATCGGGCTTCACGGTGGGCATCGGTGGAATCTCCTCGAATGACGTCGTTGTCAGCTGCCGCTGGGCGCCCGGTGAGCAGCCGCCGCCTCCCACGTTACTGCGCAAAGGCAACCAAGCCGGGCTGCATCTCCCGCTGGTCACACTTTCCGTTCCTGATTCGTCATCTGGGTGTTGGCCCTTGCAGGAAGGGCCGGATCGACACACGAAGAAGGATGGCACTGATGAAAACGATGACCTGCCGCGAATTGGGCGGACCGTGCAGTATGGAACTGCAGGGCAAGACCGCCGATGACATCATCAAGGCTCAGGACAGGCACCTGCGGGAAGCGGCCAGGTCCGGAGACGCCGCCCATCAACCTGCCCACGAGGAGATGAAGGGCCGTTGGAGGCGGCCCATCGCCGCGATGGGGTGGTACCGCGACACCAGGAAGGCCTTCGCGCAACTTCCGGAGCAGTGAGCCCATCCGGTTCCGCTCAGGGCGACGCGTCGCCCTTCCTGGTACGGATACTTCGCAGAATGTGGGAGTCGGCACGAAAGCTGATCCGGCTCACGACGCCGTCGGCCACAGTGAAGTCGAACGCGACCTTCGCCTCGCCCCGGTGAACCCACGCAGCGCCGGGGCGATCGCCGATGAAGACCGGGAACGCGGTCTTGGCCGCACCGTTGAAGAAGCTGGCAACCTCGTGACGGCCGGTGATGTGCCGGGGCGTCCCGAGGGCCACGGCCATGGCGTCCGCTTCGATGACGGATTCAGGCGCCAGCAGCTCAAGAAGTTGGCTGAAGTGGCCGCCTCTGGCAGCGGCCAGGAAAGCGTCAACCACCTGCCAATCGGTTCGAACGTCCCGGTGAGCGGGCTGCGCCAGTTTTGTGCGCGCCCGCGAGGCAAGTTTGCGCACCGCAGTGGGAGTACTTTCGAGGATCGCAGCGATGGTGGTGAATTCGAAACCGAAAGTGTCGTGCAGCACGAAGGCAACGCGCTCAGCGGGCGTGAGCCGGTCCAGCACGACGGCCAGAGCGATTCCGACGCTATCGGCCAGTTCAACCTCGTCTGCCGGGTCGGGATGCAGCTCCGCTGGTTCCAGGTCGTTTTCGGGGGCGGGCACCCTGGCGCGGATCCGATCGAGACAGAGCCGGGTGGTCGCCGTCGTCAGCCAGCCGGGCAGGTTGTTCACAACCTGGTCTGTGCGGTCGAGCCTGAGCCAGGCCTGCTGGACCATATCCTCAGCCTCGGCGTGGTCACCGAGCAAGCGGGTAGCCAGGCGCAGCAGCCGTGGGCGTTCGCCCTCGAAGGCAACGACCGATTCCGTCTCCGTCATCCCGGGCTCGCCGCCGTCTGCTCCATGGTTCGGCTAGAGGAACGGCCGCAGGGGCGCGAGGATCGCTTCGCTGACGCGTGCCACGATGTGGCGGCTTTCCCATTCCTCGAGTGAGAGTTCCCGGCAATTGCTGCTGTCAATCTCGAAGATGCGCTCCATAGTGGTGGCGATCTTCTCATCGAACAGCTCGATATTGATCTCGTAGTTCCCGGTCAGGCTCAACCGGTCGATGTTCGCCGTTCCGACCGTGGACCATTCGCCGTCCACGGTTGCGGTCTTCGCGTGGATCATCGCGTTTTGGTACAGGAGAATCTTCACGCCGTCGCGCAGCAGGGCCGAGTAGAACCCGCGGGACAGCCAGTCGGAGACCACATGGTTGGAGTCCTCCGGCAGAATGACCCGGACATCGACCCCGCGTTTGCTGGCACGCAGGAGCGCCTCAAGAATCTGCTGATCAGGGATGAAGTAGGCCGTGGTCATGTAGATGTGGCTGTGGGCGCGATTGATGGCGTCCAGGTAGACGCCGCGGATCGGGAAGACGAGGTTGGCCGGAATGTTGTTGACGGCGCGCAGCCGCGGTTCCCAGAACTCGGCGCTGGTTTCCTCAAGAGGACGACGGCGCTGTGGAGCCGGTGCC belongs to Arthrobacter tumbae and includes:
- a CDS encoding YoaK family protein, encoding MTAARLSTDRLHLTLMLILTFSTGVIDAVGYLGLDRVFTGNMTGNVVLLGMAVAGGNDLPVLRPALALVFFMVGALLAGRLLRKAPEGWSGRTSIAFGAVALGATAIAVVVGLVDVAADEILGSVVTSGLATVMGIQAATAKRLKVAEVTTVVVTSTITGLASDSRLAGGKGKFWGRRALAILLIGLGAVAGGFALLIDLWVGVAISAVLSAAVAVTGHVRYRRDRAASHDGELAEVSA
- a CDS encoding ABC transporter substrate-binding protein produces the protein MRTSSQLGIRLLHTAAAGAVVVLAATACQPIQALEPAPEREEVTSIPIGDREVREGGDLVMALSAEPDRLDPTTSSSLYTRYVMQTMCQKLYDIDAEGELVPQLATELPEVSDDGLTVTIPLRDDAVFADGAEFNAEAVRTTLERHLTHEESSRKSELGPISSIEAVDETHVRITYETPFAPLAAALADRAGMMLSPKALEETGDNFGDNPVCVGPFKFVERVPQTSIKVERDPLYYDAANVHLDTITYRIITDANIRAANLRSGDVQVADTISPQDVDALMQEDGVGVLQVGSLGYQGLTINVGNTEGVGEPVGDIDTPLAQEAAVRLALSMSIDREALVNTVFNSWFQPACSPISPTSPFSSELSKDCPPFDPEGAKALLEEAGIETPYAIEMQVSNTPDTLRFAQALQAAVADGGFKLTILPVEYSTLLDVQSRGDFEMLQLGWSGRVDPHGNMFNFLATGGGNNYSGYNNPEVDQLLKSAAQVNDDGERAELYGQVVEQLQEDNPLIYLYRQRSLTAYSTDVAGIETFADGVVHLSNAAFLANPEEED
- a CDS encoding ABC transporter permease gives rise to the protein MARYLLTRLWQSALTLVLASIVVFIGVRQLPGDPALAMAGEEATPEQLAAIRADLGLDQPLVVQYFTFLSNLFRGDLGESTRTGTPVTELIATTLPVTLWLSAYAIVVAVVVGILFGVIAERYRGRWPEWMANGFALIGLSVPNFWLGILAILYLAVFLGWFPASGYVNVIAEPLRGLYYLTLPAIILGTGLAAVIMRQTRASMIETMSTDYVRTARAKGLGRGRVLVRYGLRNSLIVVVTIVGLQLGGLISGAVVTERIFALPGFGKLTLDAVFTRDYPVIQAVVLIITLSYIVINLAVDILYSAVNPKIRVGGSN
- a CDS encoding ABC transporter permease, whose protein sequence is MAMTETVTTTAQPSEPTLGTGRGRLWRRMRTNPLGMTGAVLLAVVVLAAILAPVIAPYDPAEVHFDTPFQQPFTVGYLLGTDDLGRDIFSRMLFGIQASLQVGVLSVLLAVLIGTPLGLLAGYWKGFDAVISRLTDVTLAFPFLIIAVGLAAISGPSLGNAAIALGIAQIPTMIRVVRGETLRIKESDFVLGAKTMDASGLRIMAQHVLPNATSAIIVQATVIMPVAVIGEALLSFLGLGIQPPTPSLGIMLSDAQQYIFRSPTAAIFPGVGIAVICLAFNLFGDALRDALDPTNTRRK
- a CDS encoding gamma-glutamyltransferase family protein — translated: MTSYTTPDTFTTRPTLQGSFGMTASTHWLATASAQAVLERGGNAFDAAVAGAFVLHIVEPHLNGPGGDMTGVFATAENPSEPVVLMGQGPAPAAATREHYLSEGLELVPGAGALAAAVPAAVDAWLLLLRDHGTWELEDVLAFAVGYARHGHPIVGRVGATINAVKDLFTDHWPTSAALWMPDGKIPAEGDMVKNEAYASVLDRLVTAGSSASTRQDRIDAARREWREGFVAQAAVNFIKTPHRHSSGQDHAGVLRSEDFANFQAGYEQATTLEFRGYTIAKTGPWGQGPALLQTLAILDGFDDDRLDPSTAIGAHTILEAQKLAVADREAYYGDAAVPMDHLLSEEYAAERRALITDQASAEFRPGNVPGHTPFTPPLRIEYTPPALAGKDGFAGVGEPTVSRDGETRGDTCHIDVVDQWGNMVSATPSGGWLQSSPTIPELGFCLGSRLQMTWLEEGAPSSLEPGKRPRTTLTPTLILKDGKPVVALGSPGGDQQDQWQLLYILRTIVGGYSPQQAIDAPSLHTTSIPGSFFPRTWEPGGSVVEDRLGEDVIANLEQRGHIITRAGDWALGRLSSVVSDPTTGVLSAAANPRGAQGYAAGR
- a CDS encoding dipeptide ABC transporter ATP-binding protein, whose translation is MQQDVNELILSIRDLEVSFGGVPVLHNVSFDLKKGERVAIVGQSGSGKSTTIGAVLRLLPGDGSITGGSIRLGDAMGEPVELADASEAHMRSIRGKRLGLVPQDPMSNLNPAMKVGAQIADALMSNGLRGRADVKRRAVELMTEAGIPDAERRYGQYPHEFSGGMRQRVLIAVALAGEPDLLIADEPTSALDVTVQRQILNHLQTLVDARGTSLLFVTHDLGLAADRTDRIIVMADGRIVEVGTPREILLNPQEEYTRKLVAAAPSVTAALQMEAPGSGAASTAGPAPILVVQDLCKEFTLRGQRGGTVRAVDNVSFTVNRGTTTAVVGESGSGKTTIARIILGLETATAGQALVDGRSITASRGTERRALRRMVQPVFQDPYGSLDPTHSIERLIDEPLRIFNVGDKGSRRRRVAELLDQVALPHSIAQRRPNELSGGQRQRVAIARALALEPELIICDEAVSALDVLVQDQILNLLADLQDRLGLTYLFITHDLAVVRQIAHNVLVMKSGSVVEEGSVDKVFLHPEAQYTEELLGAIPGAAFAA
- a CDS encoding GntR family transcriptional regulator; this encodes MEPFPGQPLQPENQPKQRRADEDAPPKQRVQDEIRRDIIFGALPPGTRVTETALATKYGISRVPVREALRALEAEGFVESKPYAGSTVSKIPVDDAEDLFFVREALESATARRAAHRAAAQFDSGAPSVEWWQARKVLAGVLDEGDAAVAQNRLELLPELNIRFHLGVAELSGSASLTALLRQIAGKIEWLYATDVDNRGKESWSEHRSIIAAIDSGNFADAEKLMANHVHQSKEGYLDRFSAEEA
- a CDS encoding short-chain fatty acid transporter, which encodes MPTVKPDPAPRSSAVSTVMRPINSVVERFIPSALVFAVVLTFVVGIAALILTDAGPVGVLTGWGDGLAGLLAFMTQMALILLLGHALAHTGPVRKLLVRLAALPRTPVQAYVFVFLVAAVASLITWGLGLVIGGLLAKEVAAQGREKGMPLHFPMLVAAGFSGFVVWHMGYSGSGPLTAATEGSFIAEQLGRTIPVSETTFSWWNITAAIATIILVAGALALVAPKAGDRVKELSVDARHTDEVDLDDEVVTPADRLDASRILTTLVGIALVAYLVIHYVQGGTATLDIVNWTFLALLFLLVRSPFELIALTKNAAANVGEILLQFPLYAGIMGIMGTTGLIDIVSDAIVSIANPTTFGLLALLSAGLVNFFVPSGGGQFAVQAPIMLDAAERLGVDPTVAIMAVSYGDQWTNMIQPFWALPLLAIAGLKMRDILGYTTVTLVASGIVFAAILLIVGAG
- a CDS encoding DUF1059 domain-containing protein, encoding MKTMTCRELGGPCSMELQGKTADDIIKAQDRHLREAARSGDAAHQPAHEEMKGRWRRPIAAMGWYRDTRKAFAQLPEQ
- a CDS encoding sigma-70 family RNA polymerase sigma factor; the protein is MTETESVVAFEGERPRLLRLATRLLGDHAEAEDMVQQAWLRLDRTDQVVNNLPGWLTTATTRLCLDRIRARVPAPENDLEPAELHPDPADEVELADSVGIALAVVLDRLTPAERVAFVLHDTFGFEFTTIAAILESTPTAVRKLASRARTKLAQPAHRDVRTDWQVVDAFLAAARGGHFSQLLELLAPESVIEADAMAVALGTPRHITGRHEVASFFNGAAKTAFPVFIGDRPGAAWVHRGEAKVAFDFTVADGVVSRISFRADSHILRSIRTRKGDASP